From Humisphaera borealis, the proteins below share one genomic window:
- a CDS encoding DEAD/DEAH box helicase — MISRDEIILDYLERLAYAPYPVQEEALYAWAASEQGVLLSAPTGTGKTLVAEAAVYEGLRTGKSVYYSTPLIALTDQKLIELQDTVERWGYERDTVGLVTGHRTVNPNAPIKVVVAEVLLNRLLHPEAYDFANVGAVVMDEFHNFNEPQRGIVWELALSLLPAHVRVMLLSATVGAASEFVNWMARSLDRRVTLVEGRERKVPLHFHWVGDELLPDFVESIARGEDTRRRTPLLIFCFDREICWVTADVLKGRDVFVEGQRKALLDRLESFDFSVGSGNKLRTFLTRGIGIHHAGLLPRYRRVVEMLFQEKLLPVCVCTETLAAGINLPARSVILTTLVKGPRDKKKLIDPSAAQQMFGRAGRPQFDTEGHVFAMAHEDDVKLFRWKEKYDSIPEDTKDPGLMKAKKALLKKKPTRRANFTYWNADQFTKLQTAPPARLASKGRLTWRWLGFLLEANPAVEPIRQVIRRRLMDLPTIEGEIKRLTRMLVTLSHMGVVLLDPPPPKSWLDAIKPAGSSAGAAAVDPADAAAPPDDDEDDAEPSTAASPTSTTDLLGRLKLGEHVGATVAAATAKAAGKNAPAFTEPYDVITATPTPRLKDLMVFRAVHPLYGLFLMDYLAKAEDHELVQILESLLEMPGSVAKSLRVPWPDDLPPGRLALEVVDPAILTRGLAAHEDLYPPSDQSDLPPEMRKYPVPLAQKVRMLFESEIDHAGGLFITPVWGIGDLLNHGGDFDKFVRSRDLLKQEGIFFKHVLRMILLCEEFAQLTPKDVNRDEWQTRLRSIAAVLTTACRTVDPQSTDEILEELVDQI; from the coding sequence GTGATCTCTCGCGACGAAATCATCCTCGACTATCTCGAACGCCTTGCGTACGCGCCTTACCCCGTGCAGGAAGAGGCGCTGTACGCCTGGGCCGCGTCCGAGCAGGGGGTGCTGCTGTCGGCGCCGACGGGCACCGGCAAGACGCTCGTCGCTGAGGCGGCGGTATACGAAGGGCTGCGCACCGGAAAGAGCGTCTACTACTCCACGCCGCTGATTGCCCTCACCGACCAGAAGCTCATCGAACTTCAGGACACCGTCGAACGCTGGGGCTACGAGCGCGACACCGTCGGCCTGGTCACCGGGCACCGCACGGTGAACCCTAACGCGCCGATCAAGGTCGTCGTCGCCGAGGTGCTGCTCAACCGGCTGCTCCACCCCGAGGCGTACGACTTTGCCAATGTCGGCGCGGTGGTGATGGACGAGTTCCACAACTTTAACGAGCCGCAGCGGGGGATCGTCTGGGAATTGGCGTTGTCGCTGCTGCCGGCGCACGTCCGCGTCATGCTGCTGTCGGCGACGGTGGGGGCGGCTTCGGAGTTCGTCAACTGGATGGCCCGCAGCCTCGATCGGCGGGTGACGCTCGTTGAGGGCAGAGAGCGCAAGGTTCCGCTCCATTTCCACTGGGTGGGCGACGAACTGCTGCCCGATTTCGTGGAGAGTATCGCCCGCGGCGAAGACACGCGCCGGCGTACGCCATTGCTGATCTTTTGTTTCGACCGCGAGATCTGCTGGGTGACGGCCGATGTGCTCAAAGGACGCGACGTGTTCGTCGAGGGCCAGCGTAAGGCGCTGCTCGACCGGCTGGAATCGTTCGACTTTTCCGTCGGTTCCGGTAACAAGCTGCGGACGTTTCTGACGCGCGGCATCGGCATCCACCACGCAGGTCTGCTGCCGCGCTACCGGCGGGTGGTGGAGATGCTGTTCCAGGAAAAGCTGCTGCCGGTCTGTGTCTGCACGGAAACGCTCGCGGCCGGCATCAACCTGCCGGCGCGGTCGGTCATTCTGACGACGCTGGTCAAAGGGCCGCGCGACAAGAAGAAACTGATCGACCCCAGCGCCGCGCAGCAGATGTTCGGCCGGGCCGGCAGGCCGCAGTTCGATACTGAGGGGCACGTCTTTGCGATGGCGCACGAAGACGACGTGAAGCTGTTCCGCTGGAAGGAAAAGTACGACTCCATCCCCGAAGACACCAAGGACCCGGGGCTGATGAAGGCCAAGAAGGCGCTGCTGAAGAAGAAGCCGACGCGGCGGGCCAACTTCACCTATTGGAACGCCGACCAGTTCACCAAGCTGCAGACCGCGCCACCGGCCCGGCTGGCGAGCAAGGGGCGGCTCACCTGGCGGTGGCTGGGGTTCCTGCTGGAGGCCAACCCGGCCGTCGAGCCGATACGCCAGGTCATCCGCCGTCGGTTGATGGACTTGCCGACGATCGAAGGCGAGATCAAACGGCTGACGCGCATGCTGGTGACGCTCAGTCATATGGGCGTGGTGTTGCTCGACCCGCCGCCGCCCAAGAGCTGGCTCGACGCGATCAAGCCTGCAGGCAGTTCGGCCGGGGCGGCGGCGGTCGATCCCGCCGACGCGGCAGCACCGCCGGACGACGACGAAGACGATGCCGAACCATCGACAGCGGCTTCTCCGACATCGACCACGGATCTGCTCGGCCGGCTGAAGCTTGGTGAGCACGTCGGCGCGACCGTCGCCGCTGCGACGGCGAAAGCCGCCGGCAAAAACGCACCCGCGTTCACCGAGCCGTACGACGTCATTACCGCCACGCCCACGCCACGCCTCAAAGACCTGATGGTCTTCCGCGCCGTGCATCCGTTGTACGGCTTGTTCCTGATGGACTACCTCGCCAAGGCCGAGGACCACGAGCTGGTGCAGATCCTGGAGAGCCTGCTGGAGATGCCCGGCTCGGTCGCCAAATCGCTGCGGGTGCCGTGGCCGGATGATTTGCCGCCCGGGCGGCTTGCGCTGGAAGTGGTGGACCCGGCGATCCTGACGCGCGGGCTGGCCGCGCACGAGGACCTCTATCCGCCGTCGGATCAATCCGACCTGCCGCCCGAGATGCGCAAGTACCCCGTGCCGCTGGCGCAGAAGGTGCGGATGCTGTTCGAGAGCGAGATCGACCACGCCGGTGGACTGTTCATCACGCCGGTTTGGGGCATCGGCGACTTGCTGAATCACGGCGGCGACTTCGACAAGTTCGTCCGTTCGCGCGACCTGCTGAAGCAGGAGGGCATCTTCTTCAAGCATGTGCTGCGGATGATCCTGCTCTGCGAAGAGTTCGCCCAGCTCACGCCTAAAGACGTGAACCGCGACGAATGGCAGACCCGGCTGCGGAGTATCGCTGCCGTATTGACGACGGCATGCCGCACGGTCGATCCGCAGTCGACCGACGAAATCCTGGAGGAACTGGTGGACCAGATCTAG